One window of Coregonus clupeaformis isolate EN_2021a unplaced genomic scaffold, ASM2061545v1 scaf1255, whole genome shotgun sequence genomic DNA carries:
- the LOC123486527 gene encoding epsin-2-like → DGRGLSSLTSGTGDLFDPLPSGSSRKTPESFLGPNAALVNLDSLVTKPPQPAPIVNPFLAAAGAAPVAAPQANPFQMGQPTPPTLNQMRVSPMPGQGLGGVAGFSSVSSMADPLPLSSLVPLGRVVPGVGGMGSIPASMSMPQPLLSSALPTTAGTQPPGTTNPFLL, encoded by the exons GTGACGGTCGGGGTCTCTCCTCCCTGACTAGTGGTACTGGGGACCTGTTTGACCCTCTCCCCAGCGGCTCCAGCAGGAAGACCCCAGAGTCCTTCCtgggtcctaatgcagcactggTCAACCTGGACTCACTGGTCACCAAGCCTCCCCAGCCTGCTCCTATTGTCAACCCCTTCCTCGCTGCCGCAG GAGCAGCCCCTGTAGCCGCCCCCCAGGCCAACCCGTTCCAGATGGGCCAGCCCACCCCCCCTACCCTGAACCAGATGAGGGTCAGCCCTATGCCAGGCCAGGGTCTGGGGGGAGTAGCAGGGTTCAGCAGCGTGTCCTCTATGGCAGACCCTCTGCCCCTCTCCTCCCTGGTCCCCCTGGGCCGCGTGGTGCCCGGCGTTGGAGGGATGGGGAGTATCCCAGCCTCTATGTCTATGCCTCAGCCCCTCCTCAGCTCAGCCCTGCCCACCACAGCGGGCACACAGCCCCCCGGGACCACCAACCCCTTCCTGTTGTGA
- the b9d1 gene encoding B9 domain-containing protein 1 isoform X1, with product MAINNPSVFLLMINGQIEGANFPEYDDLYCKYCFVYGHDWAPTSGLEEGISQITSKGRDSPQRMIWNFPLEITFKSTNPLGWPQIVVSVYGPDTFGNDVVRGYGATHIPFTPGQHTRTIPMFVPESTSRLQKFTSWLLGRRPEFTDPKVVAQGEGREVTRVRSQGFVSLSFNIVTKDMKRLGYDTTPTETAHTHTAAAGVGPGDQPYST from the exons ATGGCTATCAATAACCCATCTGTGTTTCTGTTGATGATAAACGGACAGATAGAGGGGGCGAAT TTTCCAGAGTATGACGACCTGTACTGTAAATACTGCTTCGTCTACGGACACGACTGGGCTCCCACATCG GGCCTAGAGGAGGGTATATCTCAGATTACGTCTAAAGGCAGAGACTCTCCTCAAAGAATGATCTGGAACTTTCCTCTGGAGATCACGTTCAAGAGCACCAACCCCTTAGGCT ggcCTCAGATCGTGGTGAGTGTGTATGGTCCTGATACGTTTGGTAACGATGTGGTCAGAGGATACGGAGCAACACATATCCCCTTCACTCCTGGACA ACACACCAGAACCATCCCGATGTTTGTTCCTGAATCCACATCAAGACTACAGAAATTCACAAG TTGGCTGCTGGGTCGGCGTCCAGAGTTCACTGATCCTAAAGTGGTGgcccagggagagggcagagaag tgaCCAGGGTTCGTTCTCAGGGTTTCGTTTCTCTCTCCTTCAACATCGTGACTAAAGACATGAAGAGACTGGGTTATGACACCACGCCTACCGAgaccgcccacacacacactgctgccgcCGGCGTCGGACCGGGAGACCAGCCGTACAGCACgtga
- the b9d1 gene encoding B9 domain-containing protein 1 isoform X2, with product MAINNPSVFLLMINGQIEGANFPEYDDLYCKYCFVYGHDWAPTSGLEEGISQITSKGRDSPQRMIWNFPLEITFKSTNPLGWPQIVVSVYGPDTFGNDVVRGYGATHIPFTPGQHTRTIPMFVPESTSRLQKFTSWLLGRRPEFTDPKVVAQGEGREDMKRLGYDTTPTETAHTHTAAAGVGPGDQPYST from the exons ATGGCTATCAATAACCCATCTGTGTTTCTGTTGATGATAAACGGACAGATAGAGGGGGCGAAT TTTCCAGAGTATGACGACCTGTACTGTAAATACTGCTTCGTCTACGGACACGACTGGGCTCCCACATCG GGCCTAGAGGAGGGTATATCTCAGATTACGTCTAAAGGCAGAGACTCTCCTCAAAGAATGATCTGGAACTTTCCTCTGGAGATCACGTTCAAGAGCACCAACCCCTTAGGCT ggcCTCAGATCGTGGTGAGTGTGTATGGTCCTGATACGTTTGGTAACGATGTGGTCAGAGGATACGGAGCAACACATATCCCCTTCACTCCTGGACA ACACACCAGAACCATCCCGATGTTTGTTCCTGAATCCACATCAAGACTACAGAAATTCACAAG TTGGCTGCTGGGTCGGCGTCCAGAGTTCACTGATCCTAAAGTGGTGgcccagggagagggcagagaag ACATGAAGAGACTGGGTTATGACACCACGCCTACCGAgaccgcccacacacacactgctgccgcCGGCGTCGGACCGGGAGACCAGCCGTACAGCACgtga